A portion of the Actinomycetota bacterium genome contains these proteins:
- the lipA gene encoding lipoyl synthase produces MAYEHGSSTHRLPPWLRRPIATPGRSGKVEDVLGELELHTVCRSAKCPNRGECFSSGTATFLIMGDACTRGCRFCAVDTRTPEPLDPEEPARLAEAARRMELSHIVVTTVTRDDLPDGGAAHFVAVIEAVRAVVPDATIEVLTSDFAGRWESVDRVVDAAPDVFNHNLETVPRLYGEVRPGADYRRSLDVLVHARKRAIATRIDMPTKSGLMLGLGESLDEIHEVMGDLREAGCAILTLGQYLRPSPAHVTVADFVEPDIFAQLGRDGRRMGFASVASAPFVRSSYHAGEMAKERAGAGSSQSAAGSAIM; encoded by the coding sequence ATGGCATACGAACACGGCAGTTCGACTCATCGTCTGCCGCCCTGGTTGAGGCGGCCTATTGCCACACCCGGGCGCTCCGGCAAGGTGGAAGACGTCCTTGGCGAGCTCGAACTCCACACCGTATGCCGATCCGCCAAGTGTCCGAACCGAGGCGAATGCTTCTCGTCGGGGACGGCGACGTTCCTGATCATGGGCGACGCGTGCACGCGCGGATGCCGCTTCTGTGCCGTGGACACCCGGACTCCGGAACCCCTCGACCCCGAGGAGCCCGCACGCCTTGCCGAGGCGGCCCGGCGCATGGAACTCTCTCACATAGTAGTTACGACGGTCACACGCGATGACCTGCCTGACGGAGGCGCCGCCCACTTCGTCGCGGTCATCGAGGCCGTGCGTGCGGTCGTGCCCGACGCGACAATCGAGGTATTGACGAGCGACTTCGCAGGCCGTTGGGAGAGCGTGGATCGCGTGGTCGACGCTGCTCCGGACGTCTTCAATCACAATCTGGAGACCGTGCCGCGTCTGTATGGTGAGGTACGCCCCGGCGCTGACTATCGCCGGTCGCTTGATGTGCTCGTGCATGCGCGGAAGCGTGCAATCGCGACCAGGATCGACATGCCCACGAAGTCCGGCCTTATGCTCGGACTCGGTGAGTCACTCGACGAGATCCACGAGGTCATGGGCGACCTGCGGGAAGCAGGCTGTGCGATTCTTACCCTTGGCCAGTATCTGCGTCCGAGTCCGGCACACGTGACGGTAGCGGACTTCGTCGAGCCGGATATCTTCGCGCAACTCGGTCGCGACGGACGCCGCATGGGGTTTGCCAGCGTTGCAAGCGCTCCATTCGTGCGCAGCAGCTACCACGCCGGGGAGATGGCCAAGGAGAGGGCGGGCGCAGGGAGCAGTCAGTCCGCCGCAGGCTCCGCAATAATGTA